A single genomic interval of Spinacia oleracea cultivar Varoflay chromosome 6, BTI_SOV_V1, whole genome shotgun sequence harbors:
- the LOC130464268 gene encoding protein MAINTENANCE OF MERISTEMS-like, which produces MKIWSQMGLADFWRTMGGSWKRTGIKNLLWALLELWLDTTNTFHMAWGEITITPLEFALITGLPFSERNVTFDIELTWRSAAARDLLGPVVDLSDDDVHASVTMLVDAICGGDVFAEQKVRLFLLALVSRVMAPSRNSRVHIKFLSALRDLRAFSSYNWGGLAYSHLLYEMTRASQTALGSDPSMAALRSVLEIWIYEHFPTLAPERTRDAAYPYAASWIGAVRVGASLAASRRAWRAPSAENVVWRPFANAVVPVSAARAHFLSGRRVLLPGVYRHMWYLGDRVILQHHSEDRLVPKDPPESMLALDEDLARLYAEARGEAVCRSWREFVHKKGSYDDFLRRLAPPVRFVLLVNF; this is translated from the exons ATgaagatttggtcgcagatgggcctggccgatttctggcgtaCCATGGGAGGTTCTTGGAAGAGAACGGGGATAAAAAACcttttgtgggctttgttagagctgTGGTTGGATACCActaacactttccacatggcatggggggagatcaccattacccctcttgagtttgctttgattacaggtcttcctttttctgagaggaatgtgacctttgacatagagctgacgtggcgctcggccgctgctagggacttgctcggccctgttgttgacttgtctgaTGATGATGTTCATGCTTCCGTGACGATGCTTGTGGATGCCATCTGCGGTGGGGATGTGTTCGCAGAGCAGaaggttaggctcttcctcctagccttggtgagtagagtgatggccccgagtaggaacagtcgggtgcacatcaagTTCTTGTCCGCTCTGCGGGACTTGAGAGCTTtttcgagctataactggggtggcttggcatacagccaccttttgtatgagatgacACGGGCCTCCCAGACTGCACTGGGGagcgacccgagcatggctgctctgcggagcgtgctggag atttggatctatgagcactttccgactttggcaccggagcgtactagagatgcggcttacccgtatgctgcctcttggataggagcggtgcgcgttggtgcgtctctggcggcttctcgcagggcTTGGAGAGCTCCGTCCGCTGAGAat gtggtatggcgtccttttgccaacgcggttgtacctgtctcggctgctcgtgcccatttcctatctgggcggcgggttttgcttccaggggtgtaccgccacatgtggtatctgggggatcGAGTGATCCTTCAACATCATTCAGAGGATAGGCTTGTCCCAAAGGATCCACCAGAGTCGATGCTGGCTCTTGATGAAGATCTCGCccggctctatgcggaggctaggggcgaggctgtttgtcgctcttggagggagtttgtacacaagaagggtagctatgatgacttcctgaggaggctggctccaccagtacgcttcgtactgctgGTGAACTTTTGA
- the LOC130463166 gene encoding uncharacterized protein: MDKSWIDLPTGHHEYIDGCMEFIEFAKQDLVEGKIRCPCKNCKVEKWFSVNEVERHILFKGFYKPYKDWIFHGKGDTFQRMFESDGGITSEGSLDNQSGFVGRDNMGGLLRSAFSVNMPPNCPNLEAREDDEWIEEPLAYDTDVEYDYSTIEEDVTYKKLLEASEEKLYEGCINFSKLSFLLHLFHLKCMNHWSIESFNMLLKLILDAFPQILDFPSSYYYSKKMIKYLGLGYEKIDACPNNCMLYWGEFLKKDKCHVCGTSRWKKTKDRGNVVSDQGTDTCKKGVPAKVMRYFPLIPRLKRIYMSSSTAEDMRWHDTERLGEDDKKILRHPSDGLAWKAFDERHSDFALDPRSVRLGLASDGFNPYRLMNTTYSTWPVMLIPYNLPPWLCMKPSSFILSTLIPGKSGPGNDIDVYLQPLVHELKLLWTGVEAFDAFAGEKFNLRAALLWTINDFPGYAMLSGLSTKGYNACPICLDSTPSDRFGSKICYCSYRKWLPADHPYRCQGDKSCEKFGTNEWGKAPSRPSGTDILRQQEKVKHVYGKSKAPPKKRQRGHDDDDDVQDESDFGTKRSIFFDLVYWEHNLLRHNLDVMHIEKNVSENILGTLLSMDKSRDSRNDREALEAWRIKSHLWLSTNPNGGECMPPASYSMSTEEKERFLNVLQKIKVPDGYGSNLSSCVNMKQRKLINLKSHDNHVLMQDILPVALRASKATKVIDLLARLSPFFKKLCSTTIDPDDLDGLQNEIILTLCELEKEFLPSFFTIMVHLLIHLVEEVKLGGPVQYRWMYPIERYLSHLKSHVTNKAQPEGSIAEGFLLEETIRFCSRYLQGVKTIFNIPKRMDDDIPNPNDYLFNSGGRVIGKEVSIRLDDKSLKQAHRYILLHSDEIKGDLDEFLTEKRQMNLQNPVTESDESNWIINEFGGWLQNKVHYIDATTEDGKLRKALAGGFHSYGRKLKGYIINGYKFLSTDRDSRLLTQNSGIMVEADGDAYYGKVKDIYELDYYGDYKVVLFRCDWVDIHRGVKAYPNGGVCVNFSKLMHSGRLLQDDPFVFSSQAKQVFYIEDEIQKGWLHVVKNKPRDVFDLGDSLPVEEEGGTN; the protein is encoded by the exons ATGGATAAAAGTTGGATCGATCTACCCACTGGTCATCATGAATATATCGACGGTTGTATGGAATTTATTGAGTTTGCCAAGCAAGATCTAGTCGAAGGAAAAATTAGATGTCCATGTAAGAACTGTAAGGTAGAGAAATGGTTCTCCGTAAATGAAGTGGAGAGGCATATTTTGTTTAAGGGATTTTATAAGCCATATAAGGATTGGATTTTTCATGGTAAAGGGGATACGTTTCAGCGTAtgtttgagagtgatggagggaTTACTAGTGAAGGATCCCTTGATAACCAAAGTGGGTTTGTAGGTCGAGATAATATGGGAGGGCTATTAAGATCAGCATTTAGTGTTAATATGCCTCCCAATTGCCCAAATTTAGAAGCACGAGAGGATGATGAATGGATTGAGGAGCCCTTGGCCTATGACACAGATGTAGAATATGATTATTCTACAATAGAAGAAGATGTGACATATAAGAAGTTGCTTGAAGCTTCTGAGGAGAAATTGTACGAGGGGTGTATCAATTTTTcaaagttatcttttctgttaCACTTGTTTCACTTGAAGTGTATGAATCACTGGTCCATAGAATCTTTCAATATGTTGTTGAAGCTAATTCTAGATGCATTTCCTCAAATACTTGATTTTCCCTCTTCTTATTATTACAGTAAGAAAATGATAAAATACTTGGGCCTTGGGTATGAAAAGATTGATGCTTGTCCGAATAATTGCATGTTGTATTGGGGTGAATTTTTAAAGAAAGACAAGTGTCATGTTTGTGGTACATCGAGGTGGAAGAAAACTAAGGATAGGGGAAACGTTGTAAGTGATCAAGGTACGGATACTTGTAAGAAAGGTGTGCCAGCTAAGGTAATGCGATATTTCCCTCTTATACCGAGACTAAAAAGAATCTACATGTCATCATCAACAGCAGAAGATATGAGATGGCATGATACAGAGCGATTGGGTGAAGATGATAAGAAGATTTTAAGGCATCCTTCAGATGGCTTAGCATGGAAAGCATTTGATGAGCGTCACAGTGATTTTGCATTAGACCCTCGTAGTGTTCGATTAGGTcttgcgagtgatggttttaatCCTTACCGTTTAATGAACACCACTTATAGTACGTGGCCAGTGATGTTGATTCCTTATAATCTTCCACCATGGTTATGTATGAAACCGTCTTCTTTCATTCTGTCCACGCTTATTCCTGGAAAATCAGGTCCCGGAAATGATATTGACGTGTATCTGCAGCCATTAGTGCATGAATTGAAATTGCTGTGGACAGGGGTTGAAGCTTTTGATGCTTTTGCCGGAGAGAAATTTAATTTGCGTGCGGCTTTGCTTTGGACTATTAATGACTTTCCCGGCTATGCAATGCTCTCTGGTTTGAGCACAAAAGGTTACAATGCATGTCCTATATGCTTAGATTCCACGCCTTCTGATAGATTTGGGAGCAAGATTTGCTATTGTAGCTATAGAAAATGGTTACCTGCAGATCACCCATATCGATGTCAAGGTGACAAGTCTTGTGAGAAGTTTGGAACTAATGAGTGGGGTAAAGCCCCATCTCGTCCTAGCGGCACTGATATATTGAGGCAGCAAGAAAAGGTGAAGCATGTTTACGGAAAGTCGAAGGCACCACCGAAAAAGAGGCAAAGAGGACacgatgatgacgatgatgtcCAAGATGAAAGTGACTTTGGTACCAAGAGAAGCATATTCTTTGATTTGGTGTATTGGGAGCATAATCTTCTAAGGCATAATTTAGATGtgatgcacattgagaaaaacgTGTCTGAGAATATTTTGGGAACTCTTCTTAGCATGGATAAGAGTAGAGATAGTAGGAATGATCGAGAAGCCCTTGAAGCATGGAGAATAAAGTCTCACCTTTGGCTGAGTACTAATCCTAACGGAGGTGAATGCATGCCTCCGGCTTCCTATTCTATGTCTACGGAGGAGAAGGAGAGGTTCCTAAATGTTTTGCAGAAAATTAAAGTTCCTGATGGATATGGATCCAACCTTTCTAGTTGTGTGAATATGAAGCAAAGGAAGTTGATTAACCTCAAAAGTCATGACAACCATGTTCTAATGCAGGATATCCTTCCCGTTGCCTTAAGGGCCTCTAAAGCTACAAAAGTAATTGACTTGTTGGCTAGATTGTCTCCCTTTTTCAAGAAGTTGTGCTCTACAACTATTGATCCAGATGATTTAGATGGTCttcaaaatgaaattattttaacTCTTTGTGAGTTGGAAAAGGAGTTTCTGCCTTCATTTTTCACAATCATGGTCCATTTGTTGATTCACTTAGTGGAGGAGGTTAAACTTGGTGGACCAGTGCAATACAGATGGATGTATCCCATTGAAAG GTACTTGTCCCATTTGAAATCACATGTAACCAATAAAGCCCAACCTGAAGGATCTATTGCAGAAGGCTTCCTTTTAGAGGAGACAATTAGGTTTTGTTCGAGATATCTTCAAGGTGTTAAGACCATTTTCAACATACCTAAAAGGATGGATGATGACATTCCAAATCCCAATGATTACTTGTTTAATTCTGGTGGTCGAGTTATTGGGAAGGAGGTCAGCATTCGCCTTGATGACAAAAGCTTAAAACAAGCTCATCGCTACATTTTGCTTCACTCTGATGAGATAAAAGGGGATCTGGA TGAATTTTTAACCGAGAAACGTCAAATGAACTTACAAAATCCTGTCACGGAGAGTGATGAAAGTAACTGGATCATCAATGAGTTTGGAGGGTGGCTGCAAAATAAG GTACATTACATAGATGCAACCACCGAAGATGGGAAACTAAGAAAAGCTTTGGCGGGTGGTTTTCATTCTTATGgtagaaaattaaaaggataCATAATCAATGGATACAAATTCCTTTCCACGGATCGCGATTCtcgtcttttgacacaaaattctGGAATTATGGTCGAAGCGGATGGAGATGCCTACTATGGAAAAGTGAAAGATATCTATGAATTAGATTATTACGGAGATTACAAAGTTGTATTGTTTCGTTGTGATTGGGTAGACATTCATAGGGGTGTAAAAGCATATCCAAATGGCGGAGTATGTGTCAATTTCTCTAAATTGATGCATTCTGGACGATTGTTGCAAGATGATCCATTTGTATTCTCATCTCAAGCAAAACAAGTTTTTTACATAGAAGATGAGATACAAAAGGGATGGTTGCATGTTGTTAAGAACAAGCCTAGAGATGTGTTTGATTTAGGGGATTCTTTACCAGTAGAGGAAGAGGGTGGGACCAATTGA